ATTACATCCAATTTGTCATGATACCACTCTTCATTCAGTAGATAATTAAATTTATTTATATCCAATTGTATATCATAATGCTCATGATACGAAGTCGTAGCCGAGCTTTGAAAAGTAGTATTCATGACTAATTTTTTAAGTTTCCCATACAAATAATTATTCGATTTATATTTATTGTACCAAATAGATGCATTTATAACTTGTTCCATTTCATCAACTTTATTATGTAAAGTTGACCAAACAAATAACCAATAATTTCTGTCATAAAGTCCCATTAAAAGAGCATTTAAAATCCAATATTCATTTTTGGATTCTTTATCCATAATACCTAAACGATATAATAAAGAGTAAACTTTGAATTTATTCTTCAAAATACAATTCATTACAAACCTTGAACCGGTTAATAAATGAGGTTTGATAAATTGTATCTCGTTTTCGTCTTTTATTATAGGACTTTTAATTGGTTTATTGGAAATCCAACCAAGCTTCAATAAAGATGTGTTATGATTTTTCATACTACTAACTAAACTATCTATATCGACTGTGGAAGTAAACCAAACATCATCTTCTGTCATTAAAACATAATCTTGAGCTTCTTCAACACTTTGTTTCCAATCATCAATAGGAATTTCAAACCCATTGATTAATTTACCTGATCGAAGGTTTTCTTCTATTGCAATCACTTTACGATCGTAATTTTTAGATTTTTGGATTTTAATTTCAGGATACTTCTGTTGTAACTTAATTAAATATTTATTTGGTGTCCCGTCATCAACAATTTTAATTTCAAAACTCCCTTTTACATGTAAATAGATAGAATGTAAACAACGATCCAAATAATGTGGTCGGTTAAACGATTTGATAATAATTGTAGTCATAAGTTTGTTGTTATTTTACCAAATTTTGAATATAATTTTAAATTTATTTTAGAATGAATAGCTCTCAAACTTTTATTTAAAAAGATAGAATCAAAAAATGTTGTTTTACCCTGTTTAGCTAATTGTTTATAAATCAAATCATAATAATCATAGTTGTACAAAAGCGATACTTCAAGTCCTTTGGTTAATTCTTCAACAGTAACATTAAAATCTTTGTTCAAAATTTTCTGTACAATTTGATCATCTAATTCATCATAATTATCCTTTTTGGTAGTCATTCTGGAAATAAAAAAATCCTTTGAAATTTCCATTAGTAATCGCTTAGAAAATCCACTTTCTGATCTTGAAATTGACGCTTCTAAAATTCTATAATCTAAAAGAGGTTGAGTAATATTTCCAAATTTTTTACCGCTTGATAAAAGTTGTAAATAAAAATCAAAATCTTCGCAAGCTTTAAACTTATCTCGATATCTTATATCTGTTTCATTTCGGAAAAATATTACGGGATGATATAAGGCATTTTCAGCATTAAACTTTCTTGTAATCTCTTCATGATTGGCAAAAGACTTTAAATAACCAATATTTTGATTGTTCTCGTTAATTAAATTCAAATCACTTCCTATCATAAATATTTCATGATTTTTTTCTAAAAAATCATATTGAATTTGAAATCGATCCTCCCTTGCAATATCATCAGCATCCATTCGTGCGATATATTTACCCTTAGCTAAATCTAAGCCTGTATTTAAATTTTCGACAAATCCTTTAAATCCTTTATTGTAAGGTTTGTTAATTAAATTTATCCTAACATCATGATACGAATGAATGATTTCTAAAGAAGTATCAGTTGATGCATCATTTATTATAATAAATTCAAAATCTGTAAATGTTTGATTTAATATAGAATTGATTGCTTGAACAAGATATTTTTCTGCATTGTAAACTGACATTACAACAGAAATTAGAGGAGTAATTCTAATATCACTCATTCGAAATAATTTTGTGTTCTTGCTTATTCACGATAATCGAATTGGCGGGTACATCTTTGTGAATTACACAGCCTGCTCCAATAATGACATTATTGCCTATGTTTACTCCTTTTAAAATTATCGAATTCGATCCCAACCAACAATTTTCACCTATTTTAATTACTTTGGTTGTAAAATCTTTAGGAAAAACTTCTTTTTCATTATAACTGTGATTATGATCATACAGTTTTACATTTTCACCGAATAATGTATTTTTTCCAATAACTATACTTTCTAAACAATTAATCGAACAACCATTATTAAGGAAAACATTATCGCCGATTGTCAAATTTACATTCTTCCCTAAAACTAAATTAAAATTATTTCTAATCTCAATATCATTTCCAAATAAAGCCTTAGAAGTAGGATGAATAATAAAAGTTGTATAATTACCTAATCTAAAGTTTTTTCCAATAGAAAGACTAGGATGACTCACAAAACCAATTTTATTAAGTTTAAGCTGAATTTTATTATTTATTTTTGCAATAATATGCAACATATCATTTAGGTTTAGATATACAAATATATCTAAAGTTAATAATTTCTAACGATGTTATTTAACAATGTAACATATTAATGTAATTTTGAACTACAATATAAAATACTTAACCAATGAATAACCTCCCTCTTGTTAGCATCAACATACCTGTCTATAAATGTGAACAATATATTTTCAGATGTTTAGAATCTGTCAAAAATCAAACGTATAAAAATCTGGAAATTATTTTGGTTAATGATTGTACGCCTGATAACAGTATTGCAATCATTGAAGAATATATGGTTTCGAATAAGGAATTAAACATTCAATTACATCATCTACCAACCAATCAAGGCTTGTCTGTTGTTCGTAATACAGGAATTGATAAATCGACAGGAAAGTATATTTATTTTTTAGACAGTGATGATGATATCACTTCTAATTGTATCGAAAAATTAGTAGAAAATGTACTAATTAATAATACACAAATGGTTATTGCTCAAAATCGATGGATAAATACGTTTGATCAGTCTGTAAAAGATTTTGGGTTTCCTACAAGATCTCAATTAAAAATTTACGATTCAAATACCAGTATTTTTAAAGCATATTGCGGTAAAATGTTCCCAATAACTTCATGGAACAAATTAATTGATTTAGAATTTATTAAAAGAAATAACATTTATTTTGTTCCAGGTTTATATGCACAAGATGAATTATGGATGTTTCATTGCATGGAAAAAATAGATACTTTATCGATCATTGATGACATTACGTATAATTACTATTTACACGCAAATTCTGTTATTTTTAACCGAACAAAAAGAAACTCAGAAAATCATCAAACCATTTTAGAATGGATTGTAAAATCATATAAAAATACAGACGATACCGAACGAAAAAAATTGATAAGAGGCTGGATTATTAACTTTAAAAAATTGATTATTCAAATGCAATGGAAAGTCTTAAAAGATGAAGAATATTTCAAAATAAATTATAATCGTATGAAAAAAGCTCCATCGCTTACTTTTTCTGACTATTGTAGTGCTGATTTTACAAAAGAACAAAAAAAGGAAAATCTATTACTAAATCTTCCTGCGAATATTGGATTTAAAATCTTTAAGAAACGTTATGAAGGGTAAAATAAACTATTATTTTTTTCCTAATATTTTATTTTTTAGTTGATTAAAAACATATTCTACTATAAGTTTTAAGGGAATTTGATCTAAAATCTGCTCACTTGTAAAAACCTTGTTATGATAAATCAAATGCTTTATACTTTCTTTTGATTTTTCTGCAGATATTAGTTGATGAAGCACACCATACATATTCACATAACGTTTAAAAAAAGATTGCTCCGTTTCTATCCAACTTCCTTCAAAATGATGGATGACATAATTTTTTGGAATGTCCAATGAAAAGGCAGAAGAAGGAAATAATGCTGTATTATTTTGTAGTAATTGAAACTTATCTCTTAGTGGATTTGCTCCATATTTTTCTACTAATAATTTAGAAAAAATACTTGTATTCGATAATTGTTTAAATTCTGTTTGCCTCTCATAATAATTTAGCATATCCTCAACAAAAACATGCTTACTTCTTGCTCCAAAAAAAGCAGAAAAAGGCTTATTGAGCATCTCAAAACCACACACACAATCATAAATTAATAAATCATCAAAAGAAGATGTTACTTCCATATCGGTGTCTAAATAAAAACCACCATATTCATAAACTTTCTGAACGCGTATATAATCAGAAACAAATGCCCACTTTTTATTAGTATATGCCTCCCTTACAAAAGCATTGACAGTTAAATCACAATTACTTTCATTCCATTCTTTAATTTCATATTCAGGATTAAAAAGCTTCCATGTTTCAATATTTTTCTTTACATTTTCAGGGAGTGGATTACCGCCAAACCAGCAATAATGGATTATTTTAGGTATCATTTTTTTCTATTTATAATATTTCCTAATTAAATTATTCAAATACGCTTCTTTATCTTGAATAGAAAATTGATACTGCAATTCATGAATATCTATTGAATAATGCTCCCCTTTATTTTCCATTAACTTCATCGCAGGTTTTTGTAGTATTTCCTCGAAGGCTTCTACTATTTCTGGTATAAAGTAATTTTCGGCATAAGCCACATTCACAATTCTATTCCAACGGTTAGACTGAATGTATTGAAGCGTAATATCCTTTACATCTTCTACATCAATTAGATTACGTGTCGCGTGTTGGTGCACATTCAATTGTTGATTCGTTATAATTTGGCGATAAAGATAATTCATCAACAAATTAGGGTTTCCTCCTATTCCAACCGCATTACTAATTCTAAGAATAAGATAATTGGCTGTATTTTGTTTGATTACTTCTTCGATATGCAACTTATGCAGCACATATGGACTGTTATATTTAGAAGAATCATAAATGGAACACGTACTAAAATAAACCAATAATTGAGTAGGATATTGGGCGATTGTTTCTAAAACCAAGTCCAATTCCCGTTTAAATTGTTGTTCATCTTGCTCTGATGAATTTGAAACACCCGACGCAAAAAATACCACATCTTCTCGATCATGTTCCAAAAATTGAGATGCAATTAGCCCCTTACCTATTATCATAATTTGATAAATTTCATTTTTCTGTTCGTTAATATTAAAACTGACAATAATAAATTAACACCTCTAAATTTTTCTATCCAAGGTGACTTTATATCATTTATTTGAAAATCCCAATAGGCATTAAGAGCACTTAATTTTGCTTTGAAAGGAATTTTCTCCTTGCTTAATTCTTTGAAAAATAAAGATGCTCCTTTCGGTGATTTTTTTAATAACTGCCACGAATTTGCTGTTAAGCCATCTTCCAAATATTCTGCAAAATAGATAGGATCGTCAATATATAGTGTTTTATATTTTTTACCTATTTGACGATAAACATAGGATTCTCGGAAGAATTTTTCCCCTTCAAAATGTGGATAAGGATATTGTTTCTGAATCTCGGTTTTGAAAGCTGTTGCAAAATCTCCTTTTATTCCTAACTGGTAAACGAGTTCGTTATGGGTTAAAAGAATCTCGTGTTTCGGAAGGTTTTTTGAGTAGATAATTTTGCTTTTGTCTTTTATAGAATGACAACCAATAGCTATTCCTGCGACGTTTTTAGTATCTTTTATATGATCATATTTAGCAGTAAGTCTTTCAATAGCATCATTTGATAAGAAATCGTCACTATCTACAATGAAGAATAACTCTCCTTTGGCTTTTTTCAATCCATAATTAATGGCAATATGTTTACCATTGTTTACTTGATGATAATAACGAATTGTAAAATCTGCCTTTTCTTGAAATTGCTGCACCAATTGCGCTGTATCATCAGAACTTCCATCATCAACAATTATCCATTCAAAATTTTTGCAAGACTGTTCCAACAACGATTGAAATAATATTGGTAAAATGTATGCACGGTTAAAGGTAGGGGTGAAAATAGTTATCATTTCTCACAAAATTTAATCCATCTATATTCCAGTTTTTTTGGTGTTAAACCTATCAAAATTAAAATTCTTGAGATAACTATTATTTCATTCTTTTGACTTGTTGTGATTAAGTCAATTTTATTCAAATGTTTATTGAAGAAATATAAATTTTGAGTATCCTTATTCTTTATAATTTTGAATAATAATAATATTAAATGTAAATAAGAATTATCAACTAATTCCTTCTGCTGTAATTTCATACCTACATCTATAGCTTTTTTTCTTATATGTACTAGAGATGGTATATACTCAGGATTATATATCTTCGTTTTATTTGTTATTGTATTATCATGTAATCGATATAAAAATGTTGGATTCTCAACAAAGGTAAATTCATCATTTTTAATATCTGGTAATATATTTAAATAAAAGTCTGTTTCTTGCCCTCTCTTAATAAAGGGATCAAACAAAATTTTATTCTCTAAAAAATCTCTTTTTATTAATGCACTGTGTGTTAATATTGGGAAATTCCAAAACATATATTCTTTTATCAAAATATCTTCTATCTTAAATCTATTTTGCTTAATTATATTAAGGTTTTCATCAACCGTAGTATATGTAGCAAATACTATTTTATTCTTTTGTGTAAATAAATATATTCTAGATGACAAAAAATCCTTTAACATCACATCATCACTATCAAAAAAAACAATTAATTCTCCTTTTGAAAGTTCAAATCCATAATTTCGACAACTATTTCCACTTTTTACTAAATAATTTGGTCGATGGTAATAGGAAATTCTAATGTCTTTTTTTGTATAGTGATCTAAAACGTCTGAAGTATGATCGGTACTCCCGTCATCTACTACTATACACTCCCAGTTTTGGTAAGTCTGATCGATTATAGAATCAAGGGTTTCACCAATTAAATCAGCACGATTATATGTTGGAATAATGATAGATACTAAAGGTTGTTCGGTCATTTGTCAAATTGTTTTTCTTAATAGGATAGTTCTGTAAATTAACGAGAACTTTATCCTTCTTAAATCACCTATTAGGACACAAACTTGACGGCAACAGATTACTTGACCTATTGGGTCAAGTGATGTTGTATAATTTATTGTTCAAACGCAATGATTTCCGCTTGAATGTAGTCTACATAGTGTTTTAAGTCACGCAAATATACAGAATTTGATTTGGCATGACATGTATTTTATAAAATTGTTGTGAGGGTAAAATGATAAGGATGCGCCGCCCCAGAAGATGCATGTGGTTGATAAACAACTGTTACACTAACAATAGGAAAAGCAAAACCAACAGAGGATAAAGCTTCTTCCCTCAACTGTAATTCAATTTGATGCAAAGGTTTTTCTTTTTCGGAAAGAGGAAAATAGAAATACTGTAGATTGACGAGGTCTAATTCTAAACTTTCGTCACACTGCATCCATGCAAATGAAATCTCTAAGCACGAATTAGGGTGTTTTTGAGCACAAGATCGAAGTAGATTCATGCTTATCACCAAGCTGTTCTTCTCCAACGAATAAGAACAATCCAACGGATATAATTTCGAGTTTTTATTTAATTTTAGTTGTTGAAGCCTCCGTTCCTCATAAGCTTGTTTCAATGCTAAATATAAATTTTCTTGATCCGATTGTTTTCTAACCTTAGAAAAGAATGATACCAATTGATTGTGAAAGGTTCCATCTTTTTGACGCCATATCAAAGGATTAATTGCTTTTTTAAAACGCCCTACGAATGTGGCGACTTCTTTGAAACGTTGTTGTGCGGCTTTGGTATTTGGGTGTTCATGAGATTTTCCATTTACAAACCCTCCTGTATTTTTTTTGACAAATGATTGTCCATTACGTTCAAAAAAGATCAAATCTCCTACTTTTCCTCGGATACTAAATAAACTGTCTAACTTTGCCATAATAGTATTATATTTACATTACTGAATGTCAATAGTTTAAATATACTATTATTTTACAATTCTTCAAAATTTATTCGATTTGAATATTCTTTCTATAACGCCTTTATACTACCTTTATATCGCTTTTATACCCCTTCTATACCATGGTTTGTTCGACCTAAAAAGGAAGATAGAGTATAGATAAAGGCACCTACTTAGGTTATAGTTTAGTTTAGTTTAGCTTTAAAATACTTCTGTATAAATCTAAATGCTGTTGTGCAATTTGTTTGGGGTTGCAATTTTCCTTTCTGATATTATAAATTCAATTCGACACTTATAATATTAATCATTTTATATAATAATACCTTTTTCGAATGTTTATTGAAAATGGTAACATAAATAAGAAAATTATAGATTCAGAATTATAAAATATTGAAATCTAAAAAAATGTAAGATTTATCTTCTTTTGATAAAGTCAAATTATGAATAGATTGTTGAAAGGTTTTACTTATTAAATCTTTTTGTTTTTTTAAACGATCGACTTCTTTAAAATTAAATAATAATGTATTCTTTATAATTTTATTTCGAATAATATTTAATTCTTTTTTGTGATTAAGTGAATGATTTGGATTAGAAAATTCTAACAACAACTTCCTTTCATTTGAAATACTAGGGTTAAAATATATAGAATTATCCCTTCCTTCGCGGTCATGATAAATAAAAACTTTTGGATAAACTCCAATTTTAAGCCCTTTGTATTTTAATCGATGTATATAATTATCGTCCTCTGCATAATGAAAAAATGTTGGACTAAAACCTCCTACTTTTTCAACACACTTTTTTGTTAACAACCATGCAGCAGCACAAATAAAACCTGATTCGTAAATTTTAGGTTTAGTTTGATTTAACACAAAGTCTGAATATAATTCTTTACAACTACTTGGTACAATATAATTCGAAAAATTATAATCTAATGCATCACCTTTTCCATTTAAATGAATTGGACTTATGACTCCAAATTCTGGGTTATTATAAGATATTTTAATTAAATCTTCTATTGTATTCTGATCTACCCAAGCGTCTTGATTTAGTAGAAAAAAACACTCTGCCCCTTGTTCTAAAGCATACAAAATTCCTTGATTATTTGCACCTCCAAAGCCTTTATTTTCTTCGTTTATAATTAAATGAACATTAGGATAGGTCTTTTTAATATACTCTACTGATTCATCGCTAGAATTATTATCAATGGCTACAATTTGACATGGTATACTAGAGTTAATAATTGAATCGAAACATTTCTGAATCCAATTATTACGCATTCCGTTGTAGATGACTATTATACTAAAAATCAATTTTTAAATATTTTTTTAAAATACGATTAAGTTTTTGAGAAAAAGTATATTCAATTTTCGGACGATAATATTTACCATACTTGTTAAAATTTTCTTTATGTCGCCTATAATATAATAACCCTTCATTAATATATTCAATATTAGCACCTTGGTTGATTAGTCCATTCCATAAACGTAAATCTTCAGTAGTATATCTATGTCCTTCTTTATATTTTTTATATCCTACTTTTTTAGCAAGTTTTACATTATAAAAAATTGAACCGTGATGATTTCCTTCTCTATTCCAATAAAAATCTCCTTTATATAAATTTAATTTATTAGACCAACCTTCTAACATTTCATCTTTCAATTCACCTGTCACGATAATATCGTATGTTACTACATCCGCATTCTTGCTTTTTAATAATTCAACCGCATCAGATCTTAGCCAATTATCTGCTCCAATAAACATACAAAAGTCTGTAGTGACTCTGTTTAACATATCCTGGAAATTAGCGACGGTACCCAAATTTTTTTTACGTAGAATAAATTCAACTTGAGGATATAATTTAACTAAATGTTTACAATCTCCAATTCCATCATCAACAAAAAATATTTTATCTGGCATTACTGTTTGAGATAAAATTGATTCTATACAATGTGCAGCTAAATGTCCATATTTATATGAAGCTATTACAACTGTTACTGATTTATTTTCCATATAATTTAGGTTAATGTTTGTTTTACTTCAGATTCAAAAAATATAGGTGCATAATCCGCCAATTCTAAACCTTCCACTTTAAACTTGACATAATCTCTATAAATACATAACCATTCTTTTATTTTATCTGAGTTATTATCCGTATTTACCGCTAACATATAGGTGATAGAATATTCTCCATCAATTAATCGAATATCTTTTAGATCTATTTTTATCGTTGATTTTTTTTCACCTTTAAAATAACCATTAAAACGATTAGTATATACAGAACCGATTACTTTCATATCTTTATCACTAATCCTAATTATAGCAAAATACTCTGCTAACTCTTTCTTTAAGTCTACATCAAATTCCACTACAATATCCTTTCCAAATGGGATGGGAATAGGTTTATTTAAACTATTATTATTTTGGAATATTACAGGCTCGTTATTAATTTTGAAATTGGATAATTCTGCACCATCTTGCATTTCTATTAACCCTAATTTATCATTATTAAATTCATTAAGATAAAGATCGATGCCTTTATGAATATTCGTTCCGTGATAATAAGATTTACCGTGACGCATAAATAAAACCTGGTTACACGTTCGCGTTACATCTGGCATCGAATGACTTACAAAAATTACAGCCGCATTTTGCATAATTTCTAAAGTCTTATTAAAGGATTTAATTCTAAATCCTACATCTCCTACGGCTAAGACTTCATCTAAAATTAAAACATCTGGTTCTGTAAAGGCAGCTACAGAGAACCCTAAACGTACTTTCATCCCTGAAGAATAATATTGAACCGGTGTATCGATAAATTCTTCTAATTCTGAAAACGCTACAATTTCGTCATACTTGGCATCGATTTCTTTTTCCGTTAAACCAAGAACAGCACCGTTGTTGTATATATTTTCTCGACCTGTCAAA
This portion of the Empedobacter stercoris genome encodes:
- a CDS encoding glycosyltransferase family 2 protein, encoding MENKSVTVVIASYKYGHLAAHCIESILSQTVMPDKIFFVDDGIGDCKHLVKLYPQVEFILRKKNLGTVANFQDMLNRVTTDFCMFIGADNWLRSDAVELLKSKNADVVTYDIIVTGELKDEMLEGWSNKLNLYKGDFYWNREGNHHGSIFYNVKLAKKVGYKKYKEGHRYTTEDLRLWNGLINQGANIEYINEGLLYYRRHKENFNKYGKYYRPKIEYTFSQKLNRILKKYLKIDF
- a CDS encoding glycosyltransferase family A protein, coding for MITIFTPTFNRAYILPILFQSLLEQSCKNFEWIIVDDGSSDDTAQLVQQFQEKADFTIRYYHQVNNGKHIAINYGLKKAKGELFFIVDSDDFLSNDAIERLTAKYDHIKDTKNVAGIAIGCHSIKDKSKIIYSKNLPKHEILLTHNELVYQLGIKGDFATAFKTEIQKQYPYPHFEGEKFFRESYVYRQIGKKYKTLYIDDPIYFAEYLEDGLTANSWQLLKKSPKGASLFFKELSKEKIPFKAKLSALNAYWDFQINDIKSPWIEKFRGVNLLLSVLILTNRKMKFIKL
- a CDS encoding glycosyltransferase family 2 protein, which produces MSDIRITPLISVVMSVYNAEKYLVQAINSILNQTFTDFEFIIINDASTDTSLEIIHSYHDVRINLINKPYNKGFKGFVENLNTGLDLAKGKYIARMDADDIAREDRFQIQYDFLEKNHEIFMIGSDLNLINENNQNIGYLKSFANHEEITRKFNAENALYHPVIFFRNETDIRYRDKFKACEDFDFYLQLLSSGKKFGNITQPLLDYRILEASISRSESGFSKRLLMEISKDFFISRMTTKKDNYDELDDQIVQKILNKDFNVTVEELTKGLEVSLLYNYDYYDLIYKQLAKQGKTTFFDSIFLNKSLRAIHSKINLKLYSKFGKITTNL
- a CDS encoding glycosyltransferase, whose product is MIFSIIVIYNGMRNNWIQKCFDSIINSSIPCQIVAIDNNSSDESVEYIKKTYPNVHLIINEENKGFGGANNQGILYALEQGAECFFLLNQDAWVDQNTIEDLIKISYNNPEFGVISPIHLNGKGDALDYNFSNYIVPSSCKELYSDFVLNQTKPKIYESGFICAAAWLLTKKCVEKVGGFSPTFFHYAEDDNYIHRLKYKGLKIGVYPKVFIYHDREGRDNSIYFNPSISNERKLLLEFSNPNHSLNHKKELNIIRNKIIKNTLLFNFKEVDRLKKQKDLISKTFQQSIHNLTLSKEDKSYIFLDFNIL
- a CDS encoding glycosyltransferase family 2 protein — its product is MTEQPLVSIIIPTYNRADLIGETLDSIIDQTYQNWECIVVDDGSTDHTSDVLDHYTKKDIRISYYHRPNYLVKSGNSCRNYGFELSKGELIVFFDSDDVMLKDFLSSRIYLFTQKNKIVFATYTTVDENLNIIKQNRFKIEDILIKEYMFWNFPILTHSALIKRDFLENKILFDPFIKRGQETDFYLNILPDIKNDEFTFVENPTFLYRLHDNTITNKTKIYNPEYIPSLVHIRKKAIDVGMKLQQKELVDNSYLHLILLLFKIIKNKDTQNLYFFNKHLNKIDLITTSQKNEIIVISRILILIGLTPKKLEYRWIKFCEK
- a CDS encoding NAD-dependent epimerase/dehydratase family protein, whose protein sequence is MIIGKGLIASQFLEHDREDVVFFASGVSNSSEQDEQQFKRELDLVLETIAQYPTQLLVYFSTCSIYDSSKYNSPYVLHKLHIEEVIKQNTANYLILRISNAVGIGGNPNLLMNYLYRQIITNQQLNVHQHATRNLIDVEDVKDITLQYIQSNRWNRIVNVAYAENYFIPEIVEAFEEILQKPAMKLMENKGEHYSIDIHELQYQFSIQDKEAYLNNLIRKYYK
- a CDS encoding ABC transporter ATP-binding protein; the protein is MENEVLIKVENVSKKFCKDLNLGLLYGLQDLGSGFFGNNKVRDLRKKEFWAVDDISFEVRRGECLGLLGHNGAGKSTLLKVLTGLIAPDRGQITMKGRVNALIELTAGFNPILTGRENIYNNGAVLGLTEKEIDAKYDEIVAFSELEEFIDTPVQYYSSGMKVRLGFSVAAFTEPDVLILDEVLAVGDVGFRIKSFNKTLEIMQNAAVIFVSHSMPDVTRTCNQVLFMRHGKSYYHGTNIHKGIDLYLNEFNNDKLGLIEMQDGAELSNFKINNEPVIFQNNNSLNKPIPIPFGKDIVVEFDVDLKKELAEYFAIIRISDKDMKVIGSVYTNRFNGYFKGEKKSTIKIDLKDIRLIDGEYSITYMLAVNTDNNSDKIKEWLCIYRDYVKFKVEGLELADYAPIFFESEVKQTLT
- a CDS encoding glycosyltransferase family 32 protein — encoded protein: MIPKIIHYCWFGGNPLPENVKKNIETWKLFNPEYEIKEWNESNCDLTVNAFVREAYTNKKWAFVSDYIRVQKVYEYGGFYLDTDMEVTSSFDDLLIYDCVCGFEMLNKPFSAFFGARSKHVFVEDMLNYYERQTEFKQLSNTSIFSKLLVEKYGANPLRDKFQLLQNNTALFPSSAFSLDIPKNYVIHHFEGSWIETEQSFFKRYVNMYGVLHQLISAEKSKESIKHLIYHNKVFTSEQILDQIPLKLIVEYVFNQLKNKILGKK
- a CDS encoding glycosyltransferase; protein product: MNNLPLVSINIPVYKCEQYIFRCLESVKNQTYKNLEIILVNDCTPDNSIAIIEEYMVSNKELNIQLHHLPTNQGLSVVRNTGIDKSTGKYIYFLDSDDDITSNCIEKLVENVLINNTQMVIAQNRWINTFDQSVKDFGFPTRSQLKIYDSNTSIFKAYCGKMFPITSWNKLIDLEFIKRNNIYFVPGLYAQDELWMFHCMEKIDTLSIIDDITYNYYLHANSVIFNRTKRNSENHQTILEWIVKSYKNTDDTERKKLIRGWIINFKKLIIQMQWKVLKDEEYFKINYNRMKKAPSLTFSDYCSADFTKEQKKENLLLNLPANIGFKIFKKRYEG
- a CDS encoding glycosyltransferase family 2 protein, which codes for MTTIIIKSFNRPHYLDRCLHSIYLHVKGSFEIKIVDDGTPNKYLIKLQQKYPEIKIQKSKNYDRKVIAIEENLRSGKLINGFEIPIDDWKQSVEEAQDYVLMTEDDVWFTSTVDIDSLVSSMKNHNTSLLKLGWISNKPIKSPIIKDENEIQFIKPHLLTGSRFVMNCILKNKFKVYSLLYRLGIMDKESKNEYWILNALLMGLYDRNYWLFVWSTLHNKVDEMEQVINASIWYNKYKSNNYLYGKLKKLVMNTTFQSSATTSYHEHYDIQLDINKFNYLLNEEWYHDKLDVISDLPKDIKSDRIIEILDHAHIENCSSDLWIRWRNKFKEQYIKQGVNVN
- a CDS encoding acyltransferase, coding for MLHIIAKINNKIQLKLNKIGFVSHPSLSIGKNFRLGNYTTFIIHPTSKALFGNDIEIRNNFNLVLGKNVNLTIGDNVFLNNGCSINCLESIVIGKNTLFGENVKLYDHNHSYNEKEVFPKDFTTKVIKIGENCWLGSNSIILKGVNIGNNVIIGAGCVIHKDVPANSIIVNKQEHKIISNE